The following are encoded together in the Patagioenas fasciata isolate bPatFas1 chromosome 7, bPatFas1.hap1, whole genome shotgun sequence genome:
- the STK11IP gene encoding serine/threonine-protein kinase 11-interacting protein isoform X2, with protein MATGCKRRRSSRGGRLVVAAEGRVSVVTRKCEWPAAAWDGSGRAAVTAGSALPLQMAAETLVHGLARLLQDAGDLVLDGSSTLTLLTSTLQHLTQVFEQHLGSRNQNRGFVALPSHPAETAAILQAQFLFDVLQKTHSLKLVHVPNCVLQSAVKIFPFKSLRHLELRSVPSHCLRGLRFVYSQLESLTCCKCISTLEEIISACGGDLSCALPWLELQTVNFSYNSITALDDSLQLLNALRVLDLSHNKIQDCEHYLTTLTELEYLNLAYNFLSKVPNLGIFSQSKLVTLILRSNELDSINGVEQLVNLQHLDVAYNLLLEHAQLAPLSTLHYIKKLHLEGNPLWFCQNHRSATLVHLSPRAVSSNFLLDGEPLSSSDLMYLPRLVQSVSQSIHTSTSEKTTLDRSALDSSCAADFSDSQSPAENVVVRRPRKKSKGKVKVRRASISEPSDTEHEPQPLSLSAGLVLQHQKEMKRLDSFRDRFGVDWLQYKRHLEEHDQEPIICHSHSADEIVGRPAAVDLHSESSDPEQGKPQVSQKKSSSPLDDTEKEEEPAVQLDEPVEEEQREEEEADELMLGEEEEEKPEVDLCQPVLVSQIEGEGDPEPDWIFLRITAKHVIEVELKAARVLHKLELKCLQKVETSEISWKRMDLERVFPVLTLHFSYIRKDRQKRKYVVLDDCPEQCLQCALEVLSPAVEENRRNQDQEKGSTKLQCLKCKQEFSQSLAPWREGPYPSEVDDAKILETLVASDQDASAAGEPIACPSCSSDHVVILPSEECSSTPLPPGPDSTSEDLSDSVLEGGSQQEAPEEVPALASESGKFYIGGEDSSEMDTSNSTRTPELSGEHDGTLPSSSRSSDGGCRKKELGMKSQYLSLSHTDTNGGSLMGSYHYSGSHGPTPSQLSLNSESEETWNLSPPVNGVLNTRDFRCVDHRLKLYLDMEVFEENTEEFQCFLKVVVVKFGRQGEFLSVLVASDLKIYVLEVTGAIRGQPADWLKKDDSHYLYDISHLEVGLCHQSLRMEFENPKASYNLLIRNQSCCDQFLQNLTYLMQELPAKHRSKVKEIPTVEMNPQHWLWPLLDSKTTDSAAADDACFFYLLAYLIQGIGDLSDQGHLLSL; from the exons ATGGCAACCGGATGTAAGCGGCGGCGCTCTAGCCGTGGCGGCCGCCTCGTTGTTGCGGCGGAAGGGCGCGTCTCTGTGGTAACGCGGAAGTGTGAGTGGCCGGCGGCGGCGTGGGACGGGAGCGGCAGGGCCGCAGTCACCGCCGGCTCGGCCTTACCCCTGCAGATGGCGGCGGAGACGCTGGTGCACGGCTTGGCGCGGCTGCTGCAGGACGCGG GGGACCTCGTCCTGGACGGCTCCAGCACGCTGACGCTGCTCACCTCCACCCTGCAGCACCTCACGCAGGTCTTCGAGCAGCACCTGGGCTCCCGCAACCAGAACCGGGGCTTCGTGGCGCTGCCCTCGCACCCCGCCGAGACCGCGGCCATCCTGCAGGCGCAGTTCCTCTTCGACGTCCTGCAGAAGACTCACTCCCTGAAG CTTGTTCATGTTCCAAACTGTGTTTTGCAGTCTGCCGTGAAGATTTTCCCTTTCAAGTCCCTCCGGCATCTGGAA TTGAGGTCTGTTCCTTCACACTGCCTCCGGGGACTGCGATTTGTCTATTCTCAGCTGGAATCTCTAACCTGTTGCAAATGTATCAGTACACTGGAG GAAATAATTTCAGCGTGTGGTGGAGATCTGAGCTGTGCTCTCCCATGGCTGGAATTACAGACTGTGAACTTCAGCTATAACTCGATCACTGCCTTGGATGACTCACTG CAATTACTGAATGCTCTGAGAGTCCTGGATTTGAGTCACAACAAGATCCAGGATTGTGAGCACTATTTAACG ACCCTTACAGAACTGGAGTACCTCAATCTGGCTTATAACTTCCTGTCCAAGGTGCCAAACCTTGGCATCTTCAGCCAGTCCAAGCTGGTGACCCTGATCCTGCGCAGCAATGAACTTGACAGCATTAATG GGGTTGAACAGCTGGTGAATCTGCAGCACCTAGATGTGGCCTATAATCTGCTGCTGGAGCATGCTCAGTTGGCACCGTTGTCCACCCTGCACTATATAAAAAAA CTGCATTTAGAGGGAAACCCATTATGGTTCTGTCAAAACCACCGATCTGCAACCCTTGTACATCTGTCTCCCAGGGCAGTCTCCTCCAAT TTCCTCTTGGATGGGGAGCCACTCTCTTCCTCGGACCTGATG TACCTTCCAAGACTTGTGCAAAGTGTGTCACAGTCCATCCACACTTCTACCTCAGAGAAGACCACGCTGGACCGCAGTGCTCTGGACAGTTCCTGTGCTGCAGACTTCAGTGACAGTCAGTCCCCAGCAGAGAATGTGGTTGTCAGGCGCCCTCGAAAGAAAAGCAAG GGAAAAGTCAAAGTGCGCAGAGCAAGCATTTCAGAGCCCAGTGACACAGAACATGAGCCCCAGCCTTTATCTCTCTCTGCTG GCCTGGTCCTGCAGCATCAGAAGGAGATGAAGCGCTTGGACAGCTTCAGAGATCGCTTTGGTGTTGACTGGCTGCAGTACAAGAGACACCTGGAGGAGCACGACCAAGAACCAATCATCTGCCATAGCCATTCTGCAGATGAGATTGTGGGCAGACCTGCTGCTGTGGACTTGCATAGCGAGAGCTCTGACCCAGAGCAAGGAAAACCCCAAGTATCCCAGAAGAAATCCTCTTCTCCTTTAGATGATACTGAGAAGGAGGAGGAGCCTGCAGTGCAGCTGGATGAGCCTGtggaagaagaacagagagaagaggaggaggcagaTGAGCTAATGctgggagaggaagaagaggagaagccAGAAG TGGACctttgccagccagtgctggtgaGCCAAATAGAAGGGGAGGGGGACCCAGAGCCAGACTGGATCTTCCTGCGAATCACGGCTAAACATGTGATTGAGGTGGAGCTGAAAGCTGCCAGAGTCCTCCACAAGCTGGAGCTGAAATGCCTGCAGAAGGTGGAGACCTCTGAGATAAGCTGGAAGAGGATG GACCTGGAGCGAGTTTTTCCTGTCCTCACGTTGCATTTCAGCTACATTCGCAAGGACCGGCAGAAGCGCAAATATGTGGTGCTTGACGACTGCCCGGAGCAGTGTCTGCAG TGTGCCCTTGAAGTGTTGTCCCCAGCTGTTGAGGAGAATCGGCGAAATCAGGACCAGGAGAAGGGATCCACAAAGCTCCAGTGTCTGAAATGCAAGCAGGAGTTTTCACAGTCCCTGGCTCCCTGGCGTGAAGGTCCCTATCCTTCAGAGGTTGATGATGCCAAAATCCTGGAGACCCTGGTTGCCTCAGATCAAG ATGCTTCAGCAGCTGGTGAGCCCATAGCCTGTCCCAGTTGTTCCAGTGACCATGTGGTCATCCTGCCTTCAGAGGAGTGCTCCAGCACACCTTTGCCACCTGGCCCCGATAGCACAAGTGAGGACCTGTCAGACTCTGTCCTGGAGGGAGGCAGCCAGCaggaggccccagaggaagtgcCTGCCCTGGCCAGTGAGAGTGGGAAGTTCTACATCGGCGGGGAGGACAGCTCGGAGATGGATACCAGCAACAGCACCAGGACCCCAGAGCTGAGTGGCGAGCACGATGGCACGCTCCCTTCCAGCTCCCGCAGTTCAGATGGGGGCTGCAGGAAGAAGGAGCTGGGCATGAAGAGCCAGTACTTGTCCCTCAGCCACACAGACACCAATGGGGGCAGCTTGATGGGCAGCTACCATTACAGCGGCTCTCATGGGCCCACTCCTTCCCAGCTCTCTTTGAACTCTGAGTCCGAGGAAACATGGAATCTCAGTCCCC ctgtaaaTGGCGTCCTGAACACGAGGGACTTCCGTTGTGTGGATCATCGCCTGAAGCTGTACCTGGACATGGAGGTTTTTGAGGAGAATACTGAGGAGTTCCAGTGCTTCCTCAAG GTGGTCGTGGTGAAGTTTGGCCGACAAGGAGAGTTCCTCTCAGTCCTGGTTGCCTCTGATCTCAAGATTTACGTGCTGGAAGTCACTGGGGCTATCAG GGGACAACCTGCAGACTGGCTGAAGAAGGACGACTCTCACTACCTGTATGATATTTCCCATCTGGAAGTGGGACTCTGCCACCAGAGCTTGCGAATGGAATTTGAGAACCCGAAAGCCTCATACAATCTACTGATCCGGAACCAAAGCTGCTGTGACCAGTTCCTGCAGAACTTGACAT ATCTCATGCAGGAGCTACCTGCTAAACACAGGAGTAAGGTGAAGGAAATACCTACTGTGGAAATGAATCCTCAACATTGGCTATG GCCTCTGCTGGATTCCAAGACCACAGATTCTGCAGCTGCAGATGACGCTTGTTTCTTCTACCTGCTGGCCTATCTGATCCAAGGTATAGGAGATCTTAGTGACCAG
- the STK11IP gene encoding serine/threonine-protein kinase 11-interacting protein isoform X1, translating into MATGCKRRRSSRGGRLVVAAEGRVSVVTRKCEWPAAAWDGSGRAAVTAGSALPLQMAAETLVHGLARLLQDAGDLVLDGSSTLTLLTSTLQHLTQVFEQHLGSRNQNRGFVALPSHPAETAAILQAQFLFDVLQKTHSLKLVHVPNCVLQSAVKIFPFKSLRHLELRSVPSHCLRGLRFVYSQLESLTCCKCISTLEEIISACGGDLSCALPWLELQTVNFSYNSITALDDSLQLLNALRVLDLSHNKIQDCEHYLTTLTELEYLNLAYNFLSKVPNLGIFSQSKLVTLILRSNELDSINGVEQLVNLQHLDVAYNLLLEHAQLAPLSTLHYIKKLHLEGNPLWFCQNHRSATLVHLSPRAVSSNFLLDGEPLSSSDLMYLPRLVQSVSQSIHTSTSEKTTLDRSALDSSCAADFSDSQSPAENVVVRRPRKKSKGKVKVRRASISEPSDTEHEPQPLSLSAGLVLQHQKEMKRLDSFRDRFGVDWLQYKRHLEEHDQEPIICHSHSADEIVGRPAAVDLHSESSDPEQGKPQVSQKKSSSPLDDTEKEEEPAVQLDEPVEEEQREEEEADELMLGEEEEEKPEVDLCQPVLVSQIEGEGDPEPDWIFLRITAKHVIEVELKAARVLHKLELKCLQKVETSEISWKRMDLERVFPVLTLHFSYIRKDRQKRKYVVLDDCPEQCLQCALEVLSPAVEENRRNQDQEKGSTKLQCLKCKQEFSQSLAPWREGPYPSEVDDAKILETLVASDQDASAAGEPIACPSCSSDHVVILPSEECSSTPLPPGPDSTSEDLSDSVLEGGSQQEAPEEVPALASESGKFYIGGEDSSEMDTSNSTRTPELSGEHDGTLPSSSRSSDGGCRKKELGMKSQYLSLSHTDTNGGSLMGSYHYSGSHGPTPSQLSLNSESEETWNLSPPVNGVLNTRDFRCVDHRLKLYLDMEVFEENTEEFQCFLKVVVVKFGRQGEFLSVLVASDLKIYVLEVTGAIRGQPADWLKKDDSHYLYDISHLEVGLCHQSLRMEFENPKASYNLLIRNQSCCDQFLQNLTYLMQELPAKHRSKVKEIPTVEMNPQHWLWPLLDSKTTDSAAADDACFFYLLAYLIQGASAFPVTLLSTRNMLFLLEENHQWQVQPSLDEDHGAETPPRSSIQLKEKQPISSISNVIMYRLCPCDIKLMLYDEVLKVESTWHIRTECPELLVELVEWIRRPWEEMFSIELRKTVYEGLE; encoded by the exons ATGGCAACCGGATGTAAGCGGCGGCGCTCTAGCCGTGGCGGCCGCCTCGTTGTTGCGGCGGAAGGGCGCGTCTCTGTGGTAACGCGGAAGTGTGAGTGGCCGGCGGCGGCGTGGGACGGGAGCGGCAGGGCCGCAGTCACCGCCGGCTCGGCCTTACCCCTGCAGATGGCGGCGGAGACGCTGGTGCACGGCTTGGCGCGGCTGCTGCAGGACGCGG GGGACCTCGTCCTGGACGGCTCCAGCACGCTGACGCTGCTCACCTCCACCCTGCAGCACCTCACGCAGGTCTTCGAGCAGCACCTGGGCTCCCGCAACCAGAACCGGGGCTTCGTGGCGCTGCCCTCGCACCCCGCCGAGACCGCGGCCATCCTGCAGGCGCAGTTCCTCTTCGACGTCCTGCAGAAGACTCACTCCCTGAAG CTTGTTCATGTTCCAAACTGTGTTTTGCAGTCTGCCGTGAAGATTTTCCCTTTCAAGTCCCTCCGGCATCTGGAA TTGAGGTCTGTTCCTTCACACTGCCTCCGGGGACTGCGATTTGTCTATTCTCAGCTGGAATCTCTAACCTGTTGCAAATGTATCAGTACACTGGAG GAAATAATTTCAGCGTGTGGTGGAGATCTGAGCTGTGCTCTCCCATGGCTGGAATTACAGACTGTGAACTTCAGCTATAACTCGATCACTGCCTTGGATGACTCACTG CAATTACTGAATGCTCTGAGAGTCCTGGATTTGAGTCACAACAAGATCCAGGATTGTGAGCACTATTTAACG ACCCTTACAGAACTGGAGTACCTCAATCTGGCTTATAACTTCCTGTCCAAGGTGCCAAACCTTGGCATCTTCAGCCAGTCCAAGCTGGTGACCCTGATCCTGCGCAGCAATGAACTTGACAGCATTAATG GGGTTGAACAGCTGGTGAATCTGCAGCACCTAGATGTGGCCTATAATCTGCTGCTGGAGCATGCTCAGTTGGCACCGTTGTCCACCCTGCACTATATAAAAAAA CTGCATTTAGAGGGAAACCCATTATGGTTCTGTCAAAACCACCGATCTGCAACCCTTGTACATCTGTCTCCCAGGGCAGTCTCCTCCAAT TTCCTCTTGGATGGGGAGCCACTCTCTTCCTCGGACCTGATG TACCTTCCAAGACTTGTGCAAAGTGTGTCACAGTCCATCCACACTTCTACCTCAGAGAAGACCACGCTGGACCGCAGTGCTCTGGACAGTTCCTGTGCTGCAGACTTCAGTGACAGTCAGTCCCCAGCAGAGAATGTGGTTGTCAGGCGCCCTCGAAAGAAAAGCAAG GGAAAAGTCAAAGTGCGCAGAGCAAGCATTTCAGAGCCCAGTGACACAGAACATGAGCCCCAGCCTTTATCTCTCTCTGCTG GCCTGGTCCTGCAGCATCAGAAGGAGATGAAGCGCTTGGACAGCTTCAGAGATCGCTTTGGTGTTGACTGGCTGCAGTACAAGAGACACCTGGAGGAGCACGACCAAGAACCAATCATCTGCCATAGCCATTCTGCAGATGAGATTGTGGGCAGACCTGCTGCTGTGGACTTGCATAGCGAGAGCTCTGACCCAGAGCAAGGAAAACCCCAAGTATCCCAGAAGAAATCCTCTTCTCCTTTAGATGATACTGAGAAGGAGGAGGAGCCTGCAGTGCAGCTGGATGAGCCTGtggaagaagaacagagagaagaggaggaggcagaTGAGCTAATGctgggagaggaagaagaggagaagccAGAAG TGGACctttgccagccagtgctggtgaGCCAAATAGAAGGGGAGGGGGACCCAGAGCCAGACTGGATCTTCCTGCGAATCACGGCTAAACATGTGATTGAGGTGGAGCTGAAAGCTGCCAGAGTCCTCCACAAGCTGGAGCTGAAATGCCTGCAGAAGGTGGAGACCTCTGAGATAAGCTGGAAGAGGATG GACCTGGAGCGAGTTTTTCCTGTCCTCACGTTGCATTTCAGCTACATTCGCAAGGACCGGCAGAAGCGCAAATATGTGGTGCTTGACGACTGCCCGGAGCAGTGTCTGCAG TGTGCCCTTGAAGTGTTGTCCCCAGCTGTTGAGGAGAATCGGCGAAATCAGGACCAGGAGAAGGGATCCACAAAGCTCCAGTGTCTGAAATGCAAGCAGGAGTTTTCACAGTCCCTGGCTCCCTGGCGTGAAGGTCCCTATCCTTCAGAGGTTGATGATGCCAAAATCCTGGAGACCCTGGTTGCCTCAGATCAAG ATGCTTCAGCAGCTGGTGAGCCCATAGCCTGTCCCAGTTGTTCCAGTGACCATGTGGTCATCCTGCCTTCAGAGGAGTGCTCCAGCACACCTTTGCCACCTGGCCCCGATAGCACAAGTGAGGACCTGTCAGACTCTGTCCTGGAGGGAGGCAGCCAGCaggaggccccagaggaagtgcCTGCCCTGGCCAGTGAGAGTGGGAAGTTCTACATCGGCGGGGAGGACAGCTCGGAGATGGATACCAGCAACAGCACCAGGACCCCAGAGCTGAGTGGCGAGCACGATGGCACGCTCCCTTCCAGCTCCCGCAGTTCAGATGGGGGCTGCAGGAAGAAGGAGCTGGGCATGAAGAGCCAGTACTTGTCCCTCAGCCACACAGACACCAATGGGGGCAGCTTGATGGGCAGCTACCATTACAGCGGCTCTCATGGGCCCACTCCTTCCCAGCTCTCTTTGAACTCTGAGTCCGAGGAAACATGGAATCTCAGTCCCC ctgtaaaTGGCGTCCTGAACACGAGGGACTTCCGTTGTGTGGATCATCGCCTGAAGCTGTACCTGGACATGGAGGTTTTTGAGGAGAATACTGAGGAGTTCCAGTGCTTCCTCAAG GTGGTCGTGGTGAAGTTTGGCCGACAAGGAGAGTTCCTCTCAGTCCTGGTTGCCTCTGATCTCAAGATTTACGTGCTGGAAGTCACTGGGGCTATCAG GGGACAACCTGCAGACTGGCTGAAGAAGGACGACTCTCACTACCTGTATGATATTTCCCATCTGGAAGTGGGACTCTGCCACCAGAGCTTGCGAATGGAATTTGAGAACCCGAAAGCCTCATACAATCTACTGATCCGGAACCAAAGCTGCTGTGACCAGTTCCTGCAGAACTTGACAT ATCTCATGCAGGAGCTACCTGCTAAACACAGGAGTAAGGTGAAGGAAATACCTACTGTGGAAATGAATCCTCAACATTGGCTATG GCCTCTGCTGGATTCCAAGACCACAGATTCTGCAGCTGCAGATGACGCTTGTTTCTTCTACCTGCTGGCCTATCTGATCCAAG